A region from the Hypericibacter adhaerens genome encodes:
- a CDS encoding ABC transporter ATP-binding protein, which produces MEAIDVRKEFAVGRHSWRSPRRQKVTAVAGVTLSISAGETLSLVGESGCGKSTLARCLVRLHDITAGRILIDGVDIAGLSRRRMQGVRRRIQMVFQDPGASLNPRRRIGDLIAEPLRIHFKAAPAQIEARVAELMEQVGLSAHQRDRFPHELSGGQRQRASIARALAVRPAVIVADEPVSALDVSVRAQIINLLAELQETLGLAYIFISHDLSVVRQVSHRVAVMYLGSIVETGTTGQLYEAPAHPYTQALLSAVPVPAYGARRERIVLKGDVPSPMNPPQGCGFHPRCRHATRLCREVRPALETLPDGRNVACHHPLPPPLRAEASH; this is translated from the coding sequence GTGGAGGCGATCGACGTGCGCAAGGAGTTCGCGGTCGGCCGCCACTCCTGGCGCAGCCCGCGACGGCAGAAAGTCACCGCCGTGGCCGGCGTCACGCTGTCGATCTCGGCGGGCGAAACGCTCTCGCTGGTGGGCGAAAGCGGTTGCGGCAAGTCGACACTGGCCCGCTGCCTGGTTCGTCTCCACGACATCACGGCCGGGCGGATCCTGATCGACGGCGTCGATATCGCCGGCCTGTCGCGGCGCCGGATGCAAGGCGTGCGCCGGCGCATCCAGATGGTGTTCCAGGATCCCGGCGCGTCGCTCAATCCGCGCCGGCGCATCGGCGATCTCATCGCCGAGCCGCTGCGGATCCATTTCAAGGCCGCCCCCGCGCAGATCGAGGCGCGCGTGGCCGAGCTCATGGAGCAGGTCGGCCTCTCGGCGCATCAGCGCGACCGCTTTCCGCACGAGCTCTCCGGCGGGCAGCGGCAGCGCGCCAGCATCGCGCGGGCCTTGGCCGTGCGGCCCGCCGTGATCGTGGCGGACGAGCCGGTCTCCGCCCTCGACGTCTCGGTGCGGGCGCAGATCATCAACCTCCTCGCCGAGCTTCAGGAAACGCTGGGCCTGGCCTACATCTTCATTTCCCACGATCTGTCCGTCGTTCGCCAGGTGTCGCACCGGGTGGCCGTCATGTATCTCGGCTCGATCGTGGAGACGGGAACGACCGGCCAGCTCTACGAGGCGCCGGCGCATCCCTACACGCAGGCCCTGCTTTCCGCCGTGCCGGTGCCGGCCTACGGCGCTCGCCGCGAGCGGATCGTGCTGAAGGGCGACGTCCCCAGCCCCATGAATCCGCCGCAGGGATGCGGGTTCCATCCGCGCTGCCGCCATGCGACCCGGCTTTGCCGCGAGGTTCGTCCGGCGCTCGAGACCTTGCCGGACGGCCGGAACGTCGCATGCCACCACCCTCTGCCGCCGCCGTTGCGGGCTGAGGCAAGTCATTGA